A stretch of the Lolium perenne isolate Kyuss_39 chromosome 3, Kyuss_2.0, whole genome shotgun sequence genome encodes the following:
- the LOC139838634 gene encoding pentatricopeptide repeat-containing protein At4g19220, mitochondrial-like, translating into MLRRAPRLLLQTPTPPSPRRLLASLHHAPTDMDAHHLLDRTPGRTRASFIVRALRDEVRLDAEAVAALHCTSIKSGAVLDAPVRTSLLAAYARRPGAADVRAALALFHEAADPDMILWNAAVSTLARRCHLADAVALFRQMTAVLGTFDSTTVAVMLSGASRAGDLELGTAIHATAAKRGLDAELNLCNALVDMYAKCGRFRASETMFWSMPCWDTASWNSMIGGSTFNGLSEVSARYFRDMARLAVPADEVTLSSVLSASARADDLFSFGKSVHSCIVKSGYEYTASCSVPNSLVTFYSELGLPEDAEKVFLRILNRNLVSWNAMIKGLVENQKVREALAVFREMTSEYQPDLATLVTVISGCADQGLLCEGKEIHGYIVRKGLLNYEESCIGGNSLLGLYMKCDDSSTADLLFRTMPIRDLISWNTMISGHSRHDTLRVEAQAMFKELLSEGLSCTLTTILAIIPSCSRPEDLGFGQAVHSLILKNGFASGVSVVNALMHMYICCGDSLAAFVLLGSIMPVSDIISWNTVIVGCVHNELHGDALEAFRFMHSTLRVNPDSITLVSVLSACGTLKLQSLGKSIHCMSLKHLLACSLRVKNALLTMYFRFVDTESAELIFYSLGDRNLCSWNSMISGFAQNNQGWRALQFYQKMEDFAPNEMSTVGIICACTQLGDLRHGKSIHGRVVKSDLQNNVFVSASLVDMYSKCGRLRSAVKVFESSAEKSIACWNSMISALGFHGHGLRSIELFCKMIQSGIKATRSTFIALLSACSHSGLTDEGWKYYHLMSEKFGITPTAEHHVCMVDMLGRAGRLQDAHKFVESLPSKGARGVWGALLSACSYTPELKMGESIAKHLLCLEPENSGYYVTISNLYAYQDMSCGAVQVRGILQHKGLMKPRGHSIVG; encoded by the coding sequence ATGCTACGCCGAGCTCCTAGGCTCCTCCTCCAAACCCCCACGCCTCCCAGCCCGCGCCGCCTTCTCGCCTCGCTCCACCATGCGCCCACCGACATGGACGCACACCACCTGCTCGACAGAACGCCCGGTAGAACACGGGCCAGTTTCATCGTGCGTGCGCTCAGGGACGAGGTGCGCCTCGACGCGGAAGCCGTCGCGGCCCTCCACTGCACCTCCATCAAGTCCGGCGCCGTGCTGGACGCGCCCGTGCGCACCTCGCTCCTCGCGGCCTATGCCCGGCGCCCCGGCGCCGCCGACGTGCGCGCCGCTCTGGCGCTCTTCCACGAGGCCGCCGACCCGGACATGATCCTGTGGAACGCCGCGGTCAGTACCCTGGCGCGGAGGTGCCATCTCGCCGACGCCGTGGCTCTTTTCCGGCAGATGACGGCCGTGCTCGGGACGTTCGATTCGACCACCGTGGCGGTCATGCTCTCGGGGGCGTCACGGGCCGGCGACCTGGAGCTTGGGACGGCGATACACGCCACGGCCGCGAAGAGAGGCCTTGACGCTGAGCTGAACCTCTGCAATGCTCTCGTCGACATGTACGCCAAGTGCGGACGCTTCCGCGCTTCGGAGACCATGTTCTGGAGCATGCCGTGCTGGGACACTGCCTCGTGGAATTCTATGATAGGTGGAAGCACGTTCAACGGACTTTCCGAGGTTTCGGCTCGTTACTTCCGGGACATGGCCCGTTTGGCGGTTCCGGCGGATGAGGTGACGCTGTCTTCTGTCCTTTCGGCCTCTGCTCGCGCAGACGATCTTTTCTCCTTTGGGAAGTCTGTCCATAGCTGCATCGTTAAAAGCGGTTACGAGTACACCGCGTCTTGCTCGGTACCGAATTCCCTGGTAACATTTTACTCCGAGCTTGGGTTGCCCGAGGATGCAGAGAAGGTCTTCTTGAGAATTCTTAACAGAAACTTGGTATCGTGGAATGCTATGATCAAGGGACTGGTGGAAAACCAAAAGGTTAGAGAAGCCCTCGCTGTTTTCCGAGAAATGACATCAGAGTACCAGCCAGATCTTGCCACTTTGGTTACCGTAATTTCAGGTTGCGCTGATCAAGGACTACTCTGTGAAGGAAAAGAAATCCATGGATACATAGTCAGGAAAGGCCTCCTAAATTATGAGGAGTCTTGTATAGGAGGAAACAGCTTGCTTGGTTTGTATATGAAATGTGATGATTCATCTACTGCGGACCTTTTGTTCAGGACAATGCCTATAAGAGACCTGATCTCATGGAACACAATGATTTCTGGTCACTCAAGACATGACACGCTGAGAGTAGAGGCTCAAGCTATGTTCAAAGAGCTGCTTTCTGAAGGCTTAAGCTGCACCTTGACAACTATACTAGCTATTATACCTTCATGCTCTCGTCCAGAAGACCTTGGCTTTGGCCAAGCAGTTCACTCTCTTATCCTGAAGAATGGATTTGCGAGTGGAGTTTCAGTTGTTAATGCTTTGATGCACATGTACATATGCTGTGGGGACTCATTGGCTGCCTTCGTTCTGTTGGGAAGTATAATGCCAGTGTCAGACATAATTTCTTGGAATACAGTCATAGTAGGATGTGTACATAATGAACTACATGGAGACGCATTGGAAGCCTTTCGGTTCATGCATTCAACTTTGCGAGTAAATCCTGACAGCATTACGCTTGTTAGTGTTCTATCAGCATGCGGAACCCTTAAACTGCAGTCCCTAGGAAAGTCCATCCACTGCATGTCACTGAAGCACTTGCTTGCATGCAGTTTGAGGGTTAAGAATGCCCTGTTAACCATGTATTTCCGGTTTGTAGATACTGAAAGTGCCGAGTTAATCTTTTATAGTCTTGGAGATAGAAATTTGTGCTCCTGGAATAGTATGATCTCTGGTTTTGCACAGAATAACCAAGGCTGGAGAGCGTTACAGTTCTATCAGAAGATGGAAGATTTTGCGCCTAATGAAATGTCTACTGTCGGTATTATATGTGCTTGCACTCAACTCGGGGATCTTAGACATGGAAAGAGCATACATGGGCGTGTGGTCAAGTCTGATCTTCAAAATAATGTTTTTGTTTCAGCATCTCTAGTTGATATGTATAGTAAGTGTGGAAGACTCCGCAGTGCTGTCAAAGTATTTGAATCCTCTGCTGAAAAATCGATTGCCTGCTGGAACTCCATGATATCAGCTTTAGGATTTCATGGGCATGGGTTGCGATCGATAGAGCTTTTCTGCAAGATGATTCAGTCTGGAATTAAAGCCACAAGAAGCACTTTTATTGCTCTTTTGTCAGCTTGCAGTCATTCTGGACTCACTGATGAAGGATGGAAGTATTACCATCTTATGTCAGAGAAATTTGGGATTACTCCTACGGCAGAACACCATGTATGCATGGTAGACATGCTTGGGCGTGCTGGTCGGCTGCAGGACGCACATAAATTTGTGGAGAGTTTACCTTCCAAGGGAGCACGTGGAGTTTGGGGTGCACTGTTAAGTGCTTGCAGTTACACACCTGAACTCAAGATGGGCGAGTCCATTGCCAAGCATTTGCTCTGCCTGGAGCCTGAAAATAGCGGTTATTATGTGACTATTTCTAACCTGTATGCATATCAAGACATGTCGTGTGGTGCAGTCCAGGTTAGGGGCATTTTGCAACATAAAGGATTGATGAAGCCCCGCGGTCACAGCATTGTTGGATAA